One window of the Leptotrichia massiliensis genome contains the following:
- the nrdR gene encoding transcriptional regulator NrdR, producing the protein MRCPFCGYENTKVVDSRVYFEGNSIKRRRECEKCGKRFTTHEKVVELSLFVIKKNGEKQAYSREKVYNGIIRAFKKRDIENEKIEETLDKIEREILTDYSGEIKSSELGDKILSYLIDLDEIAYVRFASVYKKFDSLDSFVKEIEKIRKNKKK; encoded by the coding sequence ATGAGATGTCCATTTTGTGGTTATGAAAATACAAAAGTTGTCGATAGTCGTGTTTATTTTGAAGGAAATTCAATAAAACGACGACGTGAGTGTGAAAAATGTGGAAAAAGATTTACAACTCATGAAAAAGTGGTTGAATTATCACTTTTTGTAATAAAGAAAAATGGAGAAAAACAGGCATATTCACGTGAAAAAGTTTATAATGGAATTATTAGAGCATTTAAAAAAAGAGATATTGAGAATGAAAAAATTGAAGAAACATTGGATAAAATTGAACGTGAAATTTTAACAGATTATTCTGGTGAAATAAAATCTAGTGAGCTGGGTGACAAAATACTTTCATATTTAATTGATTTGGATGAAATTGCCTATGTTAGATTTGCGTCTGTTTATAAAAAATTTGATAGTTTAGATAGTTTTGTAAAAGAAATTGAAAAAATAAGAAAGAACAAAAAAAAATAA
- a CDS encoding FtsB family cell division protein, producing the protein MKKLIVVGNIIFICLVVYFIGQSVKVFLGKPGMQKKLETANNEIKELTDKKNKLLEQAKNSNDDDNTDKFARNNLNLKKKGEETYKIVD; encoded by the coding sequence ATGAAAAAACTTATTGTTGTTGGAAATATTATATTTATATGTTTAGTTGTATATTTCATTGGTCAAAGTGTAAAAGTATTTTTAGGAAAGCCTGGCATGCAAAAAAAGTTGGAAACAGCAAATAATGAAATAAAAGAGCTTACTGATAAGAAAAATAAATTATTGGAACAAGCAAAAAATTCTAATGATGATGACAATACCGATAAATTTGCAAGAAATAATTTGAATTTAAAGAAAAAAGGAGAAGAAACTTATAAAATTGTTGACTAA
- a CDS encoding S1C family serine protease has translation MKKIILIINIFLCSFIFADDSSLKKALVKVYAAHQMYNYASPWQNGQDYNSTATGFIIDGNRIITNAHAVLNEKFLQVRKEGDSRKYKASVKFVSEEYDLAMIDVEDKSFFNGTTSLKLGKLPQIQENLTVYGYPLGGDKLSTTRGIVSRMEHNTYTLTNQKFLIGQTDAAINSGNSGGPVLSNNRVVGVAFAGLTQADNIGYFIPVNILENFLDDVRDGNYDGPPKLGVQWGKLESTSQRQMLGLKNDSKGIIIKKVFTNSPFYGILQRNDVLLKLDGQDIESDGTIEFRRNEKTDFNFINQEKKYGQSLSYEIIRDKKVQKGQVTLKKTDIKYSVVKSIKLQDAPSYYVYGGLIFEPLTTNYITALSQSRPTNTLAAIYDREELFKDYNGLVILVRVLPFDVNLGYSDLENKIITKVNGKKYKDFDDFVQKVKSTNSEFIVFEDEDSNEIVLDVAKVNAQKSELMENYNISREMSSDIK, from the coding sequence ATGAAAAAAATAATTTTAATAATTAATATATTTTTGTGCAGTTTTATTTTTGCAGATGATAGTTCATTAAAAAAAGCACTTGTAAAAGTTTATGCAGCTCATCAGATGTATAATTATGCCTCACCTTGGCAAAATGGGCAAGATTACAATTCAACAGCAACAGGTTTTATAATTGATGGAAATAGAATTATTACAAATGCTCATGCTGTACTAAATGAAAAATTTTTACAAGTTAGAAAAGAAGGTGATTCACGAAAATATAAAGCAAGTGTAAAATTTGTATCAGAAGAATATGATTTGGCGATGATTGATGTGGAGGATAAATCATTTTTTAATGGAACAACCTCGTTAAAATTAGGTAAATTACCACAAATTCAGGAAAATTTAACAGTTTACGGATACCCGCTTGGAGGTGACAAGCTTAGTACAACTAGAGGAATAGTTTCAAGAATGGAGCATAATACGTATACATTAACAAATCAGAAATTTTTGATTGGACAGACTGATGCAGCTATTAACAGTGGAAACAGTGGTGGACCAGTTTTGAGTAATAACAGAGTTGTAGGTGTTGCTTTTGCTGGACTTACACAAGCTGATAATATTGGGTATTTTATTCCTGTTAATATACTTGAAAACTTTCTTGATGATGTAAGAGATGGAAATTATGATGGACCACCAAAACTAGGAGTACAATGGGGAAAACTAGAAAGTACGTCGCAACGTCAGATGTTAGGATTAAAAAATGATTCAAAGGGTATCATTATAAAAAAAGTGTTTACAAATTCACCATTTTATGGAATTTTACAACGAAATGATGTATTATTAAAATTAGATGGGCAAGATATTGAATCAGATGGAACAATTGAGTTCCGTAGAAATGAAAAAACAGACTTTAATTTTATAAATCAGGAAAAAAAATATGGACAAAGTTTGAGTTATGAAATTATAAGGGATAAAAAGGTTCAAAAAGGGCAAGTTACATTAAAGAAAACAGATATAAAATATAGTGTCGTAAAAAGTATAAAATTGCAGGATGCACCATCGTATTATGTCTACGGAGGGTTAATATTTGAACCACTTACAACAAACTATATTACAGCACTTTCCCAATCTCGTCCGACAAACACACTTGCTGCAATTTATGATAGAGAAGAATTGTTTAAGGATTATAACGGATTGGTAATATTAGTGAGAGTTTTGCCATTTGATGTGAACCTTGGATATTCTGATTTGGAAAATAAAATAATTACGAAAGTTAATGGAAAAAAATATAAGGATTTTGATGATTTTGTACAAAAAGTTAAAAGTACAAATAGTGAATTTATTGTTTTTGAAGATGAGGATAGTAATGAAATAGTACTGGATGTAGCAAAAGTTAATGCTCAGAAATCAGAATTGATGGAAAATTATAATATTTCACGTGAAATGTCAAGTGATATAAAATAA
- a CDS encoding ABC transporter permease, with the protein MVEFFIAFRHVVERKFQSIFSVLGVAIAVTVFIVSLTVSNGLEKNMINSLLTMSPHILIKNKKKTFFQDYNQIVDNIKKIQGVKAVIPQINSQSIIKFEGFAKGVLADGISPENVKHGLNLKIVEGNDNIAELNSVLIGEQLAYEMRLKVGQEISLVSAENKEIKLIVRGIFKTGFLDYDSNLIVVPLETMQILAEQDKAATEIGIKVESPQKVETILNQVRNIVNQEEYSTISWKTINQNLLKAVQFEKFVLIAILSLLLVIASFAVSVILNMIVREKIKDIGILKSIGYTNKNIRRIFTIEGLIIGVFGMIMASGLSPLVLIGLKILFKEYMKGGTYYLEELPLYISQKELLIIYGVTFVVVFLSTIFPAARAARLKPVEALKYE; encoded by the coding sequence ATGGTTGAATTTTTTATTGCATTTAGGCATGTTGTTGAAAGGAAATTTCAAAGTATATTTTCTGTGCTTGGAGTTGCTATTGCTGTAACAGTATTTATTGTTTCACTTACTGTTTCAAACGGACTTGAAAAAAATATGATTAATTCATTGCTTACAATGAGTCCCCATATTTTGATAAAAAATAAGAAAAAAACTTTTTTTCAAGATTATAATCAAATTGTAGATAATATAAAAAAAATACAAGGTGTAAAAGCTGTTATTCCACAAATTAATAGTCAATCGATAATAAAATTTGAAGGCTTTGCAAAAGGAGTTCTTGCTGATGGAATTAGTCCTGAAAATGTAAAACATGGACTAAATTTGAAAATAGTTGAAGGAAATGATAATATTGCAGAGCTTAATTCAGTTCTGATTGGAGAACAGTTAGCATATGAAATGAGATTAAAAGTTGGACAGGAAATAAGTCTTGTGTCTGCTGAAAATAAAGAAATAAAATTAATTGTAAGGGGAATTTTTAAAACTGGTTTTTTAGATTATGATTCAAATCTTATTGTTGTTCCATTGGAAACTATGCAAATTTTAGCAGAACAAGATAAAGCTGCAACGGAAATAGGAATTAAAGTTGAAAGTCCACAAAAAGTGGAAACAATATTAAACCAAGTGAGAAATATAGTTAATCAGGAAGAATACAGTACAATAAGTTGGAAAACAATTAATCAGAATCTTTTGAAGGCAGTACAGTTTGAAAAATTTGTATTAATTGCGATTTTAAGTCTACTTCTTGTTATAGCAAGTTTTGCTGTATCGGTAATTTTAAATATGATTGTCCGAGAAAAAATAAAAGATATAGGTATTTTAAAATCAATTGGATATACAAATAAAAATATTCGTAGAATTTTTACAATAGAAGGGCTAATAATCGGAGTTTTTGGAATGATTATGGCAAGCGGATTATCGCCACTTGTATTGATAGGACTAAAAATTTTATTTAAGGAATATATGAAAGGTGGAACCTATTACTTAGAAGAATTGCCATTGTATATTTCTCAAAAGGAACTTTTAATTATTTATGGAGTAACATTTGTAGTTGTATTTCTATCAACAATTTTTCCGGCAGCCAGAGCAGCCAGATTAAAACCTGTGGAGGCGTTAAAATATGAATAA
- a CDS encoding ABC transporter ATP-binding protein yields MNKIIELKNVNKIYKTKVENIHILKNINLAFNKGDFISIQGKSGNGKTTLLNILGLLDEPTDGEIYIGGEKIHYKNEKAKTAIRNQKIGFVFQFHYLLNEFTALENVMMPALVNKNMSRNEAQKKAKELLALVGLAKRLKHKPMELSGGEKQRVAIARAMINDPDIILADEPTGNLDTETSNMINELFMKINQERNQSIIIVTHSLELANLASYKYKIENGEFNMILPTIQF; encoded by the coding sequence ATGAATAAAATAATAGAATTGAAAAATGTTAATAAAATTTATAAGACAAAAGTTGAAAACATTCATATATTAAAAAATATAAATTTAGCCTTTAACAAAGGGGATTTTATTTCGATTCAAGGCAAATCAGGAAATGGAAAAACAACACTTCTGAATATACTGGGACTTTTGGATGAACCAACTGATGGAGAAATCTATATTGGAGGAGAGAAAATCCATTATAAGAATGAAAAAGCCAAAACTGCAATAAGAAATCAAAAAATAGGTTTTGTATTCCAATTTCATTATCTTTTAAATGAGTTTACAGCACTTGAAAATGTTATGATGCCTGCACTTGTTAATAAAAATATGAGCAGGAATGAAGCACAAAAGAAAGCCAAGGAACTACTTGCACTTGTTGGTCTTGCAAAACGTTTAAAACATAAACCTATGGAGCTTTCAGGTGGTGAAAAACAGCGTGTAGCGATAGCAAGAGCTATGATTAACGATCCTGATATAATACTGGCTGATGAGCCAACAGGAAATCTGGATACAGAAACAAGTAATATGATAAATGAACTATTTATGAAAATAAATCAAGAAAGAAACCAGTCTATAATAATAGTTACTCACAGTTTGGAACTAGCAAATCTGGCTTCTTACAAATATAAAATTGAAAATGGCGAATTTAATATGATTTTACCAACAATACAATTTTAG
- the dinB gene encoding DNA polymerase IV — protein MKKEKIYLHYDMDAFFAAIEQRDNRELRGKPIAIGHGVVTTASYEARKYGVKSAMPTVQAKRLCPNLIVVSLRKGVYFEEGRRIQGLIKKVLKKCEFTSVDEGYIDITEFIWNKNTRLDKRDEILKIERFIKKFKKYIYDNSRLTCSVGIGFSKISAKIASDINKPNGYFIFRNCEHFLDYIYNKELGIIPGIGRKTREVLKLFNITNVFQLYEIEKNELIRRFGESKGEYLYNSVRGLHSSEINTDRKRQSYGHEVTFHQNENDILALHAELKKQSERLSSKLIENNEFAKTVTIKIRYSNFATHTRSKTLKSATNDVNGIYKAALENLEFFEKKNEVRLIGIQLSSILKSNVVQLSFDDLK, from the coding sequence ATGAAAAAAGAAAAAATTTATCTGCATTACGATATGGATGCTTTCTTTGCGGCAATTGAGCAAAGGGATAATAGGGAACTTAGGGGAAAACCTATCGCAATAGGACATGGAGTTGTGACAACGGCAAGCTATGAAGCCAGAAAATATGGAGTAAAATCTGCGATGCCAACAGTTCAGGCTAAACGGCTATGTCCAAATCTTATTGTTGTAAGCCTTAGAAAAGGTGTTTATTTTGAAGAAGGCAGAAGAATACAGGGATTAATAAAAAAAGTCTTGAAAAAATGCGAATTTACTTCTGTTGATGAAGGTTATATTGATATTACAGAGTTTATTTGGAATAAAAATACAAGACTTGATAAAAGAGATGAAATTTTAAAAATTGAAAGATTTATAAAAAAATTTAAAAAGTATATTTATGATAATTCAAGACTTACTTGCTCAGTTGGGATAGGTTTTAGCAAGATAAGTGCTAAAATCGCAAGTGATATTAATAAGCCAAATGGTTATTTTATATTTAGGAACTGTGAACATTTTTTAGATTATATTTATAATAAAGAGCTTGGAATAATTCCAGGAATTGGAAGAAAGACAAGGGAAGTATTAAAATTATTTAATATAACAAATGTCTTTCAGCTTTATGAAATTGAGAAAAATGAATTAATCAGAAGATTTGGGGAAAGCAAAGGGGAGTATCTGTATAATTCTGTTCGTGGCTTACATTCTTCTGAGATAAATACAGACAGAAAAAGACAGTCTTATGGACACGAAGTAACTTTTCATCAGAATGAAAATGATATTTTGGCATTGCATGCTGAATTAAAAAAACAGTCTGAAAGATTGAGCAGCAAACTTATTGAAAACAATGAATTTGCCAAAACAGTTACAATAAAAATCCGATATTCCAATTTTGCAACACACACTCGCTCAAAAACGTTGAAAAGTGCAACGAACGATGTAAACGGAATATATAAGGCAGCTCTTGAAAATCTGGAATTTTTTGAAAAAAAGAATGAAGTACGGCTTATTGGAATACAGTTAAGCTCGATTTTGAAAAGCAATGTAGTTCAGTTGTCGTTTGACGATTTAAAATAA
- the cdd gene encoding cytidine deaminase, with protein sequence MILSEKEILSYIDEVNLLMEKAYVPYSKFPVAALLIDDNGNKHKGVNVENASFGLTLCAERNAITTAITGNMKKIKLLVITGNTPEPISPCGACRQVIKEFSDKDTVIILTNKNRKYRITSLDELLPYSFGPEDL encoded by the coding sequence ATGATTTTAAGTGAAAAAGAAATATTAAGTTATATTGATGAAGTAAATCTTTTGATGGAAAAAGCATACGTGCCGTATTCTAAATTTCCTGTTGCTGCGTTATTAATTGATGATAATGGAAACAAGCATAAAGGAGTTAATGTTGAAAATGCTTCTTTTGGACTTACTCTTTGTGCTGAACGTAATGCAATAACAACAGCAATTACTGGGAACATGAAAAAAATAAAGTTACTTGTTATAACAGGAAATACACCTGAGCCAATTAGTCCGTGTGGAGCATGTAGACAGGTAATAAAAGAATTTTCAGATAAAGACACAGTTATTATTTTGACAAATAAAAATAGAAAATATAGAATTACTTCGTTAGATGAATTGTTGCCATATTCGTTTGGACCAGAAGATTTGTAA
- a CDS encoding SH3 domain-containing protein: MKKFILKKMFLVSILSMGFSAISMGAAFVTSSKDNAINIRQSATTDSKVVETITNGHILESNEKSGEWHKVTYYNDEIKKSFTGYIHNSQLKEIVGKLTITSSEGYSNIREKPTTKSTIKTKLKTGQTVYAISKTDDDWYYIRYNGNQYGYIYSNQVAKK; the protein is encoded by the coding sequence ATGAAAAAGTTTATACTAAAAAAAATGTTTCTAGTTTCAATTTTATCTATGGGTTTTAGTGCTATCTCAATGGGAGCTGCATTTGTGACTTCGTCAAAAGATAATGCAATTAACATAAGACAATCTGCAACTACAGATTCTAAAGTTGTTGAAACTATTACAAATGGACACATACTAGAAAGCAATGAAAAATCTGGTGAATGGCATAAAGTAACGTATTATAACGATGAAATTAAAAAATCTTTTACTGGTTACATTCACAATAGTCAATTAAAAGAAATTGTAGGAAAGCTTACTATAACTTCAAGCGAAGGATACAGTAATATAAGAGAAAAACCAACAACAAAGTCTACAATTAAAACTAAACTAAAAACTGGACAGACAGTTTACGCGATAAGCAAAACAGATGATGACTGGTATTATATTAGATACAACGGAAATCAATATGGGTATATTTACAGTAACCAGGTAGCTAAAAAATAG
- a CDS encoding ABC-F family ATP-binding cassette domain-containing protein, with the protein MISTSNLSVQFGGRKLFDEVNIKFTEGNCYGIIGPNGAGKSTFLKVLTGELDSTSGEVIVEKNKRLSFLKQDHFAYEDEEVLNVVMMGHAKLYDIMMQKNALYAKTEFTEEDGNLAAELEGEFAELDGWEAETNAEKFLIGLGIPAELHHKLMKELTEPEKVKVLLAQAIFGNPDILLLDEPTNGLDLHAVKWLEDFLMDLENTTVLVVSHDRHFLNKVCTHIADIDYGKIKMFVGNYDFWYESNQLMQELIRNQNKKMEQKKKELQDFIARFSANASKSKQATSRKKQLEKLQFEDMQVSNRKYPYIEFKPEREAGNNMLKVENLTKTVDGEKVLNNISFTINTGDKVVILSKNDIAKTTLFQILAGELEPDSGTVEWGVTTSQSYFPKDNSAYFENVDLSLIDWLRQFSTDQHEEYVRGFLGRMLFSGEEARKKAKVLSGGEKVRCMLSKMMLSNANVLLLDNPTDHLDLEAITSLNKSLERFDGTILFTTHDHEFIQTIANKIIEITPKGILEKEMEYDDYLNDETVEARLNEMYS; encoded by the coding sequence TTGATTTCAACAAGTAATTTATCTGTCCAGTTTGGTGGACGAAAACTTTTTGATGAAGTAAATATTAAATTTACAGAAGGAAACTGTTACGGTATTATTGGACCGAATGGAGCTGGAAAATCAACTTTTTTGAAAGTGTTAACTGGAGAACTTGATTCTACTTCTGGAGAAGTTATTGTAGAAAAAAATAAAAGACTATCATTTCTAAAACAGGATCACTTTGCTTACGAAGATGAAGAAGTGTTAAATGTAGTAATGATGGGACACGCAAAATTATACGATATTATGATGCAAAAAAATGCTTTATATGCAAAAACCGAATTTACAGAAGAAGACGGAAATTTGGCGGCTGAACTTGAGGGAGAATTTGCAGAGCTAGATGGCTGGGAAGCCGAAACAAATGCTGAAAAATTCCTTATTGGTTTAGGAATTCCTGCTGAACTGCATCACAAACTTATGAAAGAATTAACAGAACCAGAAAAAGTAAAAGTATTGCTTGCACAAGCTATTTTTGGAAATCCTGACATTTTATTATTAGATGAGCCTACAAATGGACTTGACTTGCACGCAGTAAAATGGTTAGAAGATTTTCTAATGGACTTGGAAAACACAACTGTACTTGTAGTTTCGCATGATAGACACTTTTTAAACAAAGTTTGTACTCATATTGCTGATATTGATTACGGAAAAATTAAAATGTTTGTTGGAAACTACGATTTCTGGTATGAATCAAATCAATTAATGCAAGAATTAATCAGAAATCAGAATAAGAAAATGGAACAAAAGAAAAAGGAATTGCAAGACTTTATTGCACGTTTCTCTGCCAACGCCTCAAAATCAAAGCAGGCTACAAGCCGTAAGAAACAGCTGGAAAAATTACAATTTGAAGATATGCAGGTTTCTAACAGAAAATATCCATACATTGAGTTCAAGCCTGAAAGAGAAGCTGGAAACAATATGTTAAAAGTTGAAAACTTAACCAAAACTGTTGATGGCGAAAAAGTTCTTAACAACATTTCCTTTACGATAAATACTGGGGACAAAGTTGTTATTTTATCAAAAAATGACATTGCAAAGACTACTCTTTTCCAAATTCTAGCTGGAGAATTAGAACCAGATTCAGGAACTGTTGAGTGGGGAGTTACAACTTCACAAAGCTATTTCCCAAAAGACAACTCAGCATATTTTGAAAATGTAGATTTATCGCTAATTGACTGGTTAAGACAGTTTTCGACTGATCAGCACGAAGAATATGTACGCGGATTCTTAGGAAGAATGCTATTCTCAGGAGAAGAGGCAAGAAAAAAAGCCAAAGTTCTTTCTGGAGGGGAAAAAGTTCGTTGTATGCTTTCAAAAATGATGCTATCCAACGCAAATGTCCTATTATTAGACAACCCAACAGATCACTTGGATCTTGAAGCAATTACATCGCTTAATAAATCACTAGAAAGATTTGATGGAACAATTTTATTTACAACGCACGACCACGAATTTATTCAGACAATTGCAAATAAAATCATTGAAATCACTCCAAAAGGAATTTTAGAAAAAGAAATGGAATATGATGATTATCTAAATGACGAAACTGTTGAAGCAAGACTAAATGAAATGTATAGTTAA
- a CDS encoding histidinol-phosphatase encodes MNKTNFHTHNYRCEHAVGNVEDYVKVAIREGYTELGISDHAPMSEYYENNRMKEEDFDGYLKEIEEAQEKYGDKIKIYKSLEIEYFPEFIEKYDKYREKLDYLVLGLHAFRKDGDSTNYNAWKIQTGEDVLAYAKFMVEAIESGKFGYIAHPDLYVINYRTWDESCKKAAHMIAKAAEKMDVPLEVNANGIRKTFERHPDWDRYMYPYKEFWEIVKQYNVRTIIGSDAHDFNRMEDREMEIAREFAKEIGLNVIESIF; translated from the coding sequence ATGAACAAGACAAATTTTCATACTCACAATTACCGATGTGAACATGCCGTTGGAAATGTGGAAGATTATGTAAAAGTTGCAATTAGGGAAGGTTATACTGAACTTGGAATCTCAGATCACGCTCCAATGTCTGAATATTATGAAAATAATAGAATGAAAGAAGAAGATTTTGACGGATATTTGAAGGAAATAGAAGAAGCTCAGGAAAAATACGGAGATAAGATTAAGATTTATAAATCATTAGAAATCGAATATTTTCCAGAATTTATTGAAAAATATGATAAATATAGAGAAAAATTGGATTATCTTGTTTTAGGGTTGCATGCCTTTAGAAAAGACGGAGATAGTACAAATTATAATGCTTGGAAGATACAGACAGGAGAAGATGTTCTGGCGTATGCTAAATTTATGGTGGAAGCTATAGAAAGTGGAAAATTTGGCTACATTGCACATCCAGATTTGTATGTAATAAATTATCGAACTTGGGATGAAAGTTGTAAAAAAGCAGCACATATGATTGCAAAAGCGGCAGAAAAAATGGATGTACCACTTGAAGTGAATGCAAACGGAATAAGAAAAACATTTGAAAGACATCCAGACTGGGATAGATACATGTATCCGTACAAGGAATTTTGGGAAATTGTGAAGCAGTATAATGTTAGAACGATAATCGGTTCAGATGCACACGATTTTAACAGGATGGAAGACAGGGAGATGGAAATTGCGAGAGAGTTTGCGAAGGAAATTGGGCTAAATGTAATTGAGAGTATTTTTTAA
- a CDS encoding NUDIX hydrolase: MDNTFRFLKGAKMIHPTTGITLEYLDKSDAVCFVLFNETKEKVILVKQFRPGPKNYEIEVCAGLIDGNEEPRVAAFRELKEETGYLEKDVTDIEEMPQGLYVSPGYTTERLYFFSARLKSDDIKPIEQSLDHGEEVEVVWVNVKDITKMSTDMKTILAVTYFQDKK; encoded by the coding sequence ATGGATAATACTTTTAGATTTTTAAAAGGTGCAAAAATGATACATCCTACCACAGGGATAACTTTGGAGTATTTAGATAAATCTGATGCAGTTTGTTTTGTGTTATTTAACGAAACAAAAGAAAAAGTAATTTTAGTGAAACAGTTCAGACCAGGGCCAAAAAATTATGAAATTGAAGTTTGTGCTGGGCTAATTGATGGTAATGAGGAGCCTAGAGTGGCTGCATTTAGAGAGTTGAAAGAGGAAACTGGGTATTTAGAAAAAGATGTGACAGACATTGAAGAAATGCCACAAGGACTGTATGTATCGCCAGGATACACTACTGAAAGATTGTATTTTTTCAGTGCGAGACTAAAATCTGATGATATTAAACCAATAGAGCAGTCACTTGATCATGGGGAAGAAGTGGAAGTAGTATGGGTTAATGTGAAGGATATTACAAAAATGTCAACTGATATGAAAACAATATTGGCGGTAACGTATTTTCAAGATAAAAAATAA
- a CDS encoding DUF4272 domain-containing protein, whose protein sequence is MNLWNFFKRKKKTKSGICFSKEKSKEELVKNFLEINADKIETITTETGEELTGNTSKFFLYLKDGRKVTVLINPKRDFLLKQQIGLEIFLEKLKSETFKNIDEKELFEYNSLFVIFEAVSKEEEKENGKLLDQLAVFLGEFYKFIIQKNLKHYHYNRKRMVQNNEKWEISDFIPPLSDKMFFEYEIEMTDNDAERMKKNIEILRENGLPYDEKMEVSISEKDVKIYKKWDIIRRIVAIVVTRLAAETYLEKKENGKKELAAMVDVFEEKYQFKQVLSEREKDFIENLSEDKDLNAEFYFRLESAKMLLWVLSIIDIEFQDFNTFCDISILINGIKNENLKSFARKCEIRSKNKIMDMLDYIYRLNWANVEIKMNGYERIVNESILYFSRLAVEWVVQDGKSMDDIVIHT, encoded by the coding sequence ATGAATCTGTGGAATTTTTTTAAAAGAAAGAAAAAAACAAAATCAGGAATATGTTTTTCAAAAGAAAAGTCAAAAGAAGAACTTGTAAAAAACTTTTTGGAAATTAATGCTGATAAAATTGAAACAATTACGACAGAGACTGGAGAAGAATTAACTGGAAATACCAGTAAATTTTTTCTTTATTTAAAGGATGGGAGAAAAGTTACAGTATTAATAAATCCAAAGCGTGATTTTCTTCTTAAACAGCAAATAGGACTTGAAATATTTTTGGAAAAATTAAAGTCAGAAACTTTTAAAAATATAGATGAGAAAGAGCTTTTTGAGTATAACAGTCTGTTTGTAATTTTTGAAGCAGTAAGTAAAGAAGAAGAGAAAGAAAATGGGAAATTATTAGATCAACTGGCAGTTTTTTTAGGGGAATTCTATAAATTTATTATACAAAAAAATTTGAAACATTATCACTATAATAGAAAAAGAATGGTTCAGAATAATGAAAAATGGGAGATTTCAGACTTTATTCCACCCCTTTCAGATAAAATGTTCTTTGAATATGAAATAGAAATGACTGACAATGATGCCGAAAGAATGAAAAAAAATATTGAAATTTTGAGAGAAAACGGTCTTCCTTATGATGAAAAAATGGAAGTGAGCATCTCTGAAAAAGATGTAAAGATATATAAAAAATGGGATATTATAAGAAGAATTGTAGCAATAGTAGTAACACGCCTTGCTGCAGAAACATATCTTGAGAAAAAAGAAAATGGTAAAAAAGAGTTGGCTGCAATGGTAGATGTTTTTGAAGAAAAGTACCAGTTTAAGCAAGTTTTATCAGAGCGTGAAAAAGATTTTATTGAAAATTTAAGTGAGGATAAGGATTTGAATGCAGAGTTTTATTTTAGACTTGAGTCAGCAAAAATGCTACTATGGGTTTTATCAATTATAGATATTGAATTTCAGGATTTTAATACATTTTGTGATATTTCAATTTTAATAAATGGAATAAAAAATGAAAATTTAAAATCATTTGCAAGAAAATGTGAGATTCGTTCCAAAAATAAAATTATGGATATGCTTGACTATATATATAGGTTAAACTGGGCAAATGTTGAAATAAAAATGAATGGGTATGAAAGAATTGTAAATGAAAGTATTTTATATTTTAGTAGGTTGGCAGTGGAATGGGTAGTTCAGGATGGAAAAAGTATGGATGATATTGTAATTCATACATAA